The DNA segment CAGACGACCAGCCGTACCCCGCGGCCCGCCAGCGACCGGGTGAGGGCCTCGCCGCGGGCCAGGCGCGCCGAGGGGGTGCCGGTCGGGCCGGGCTGGACGACCGCGACCCGCACTGTGCCCGTGGTGCGGGGGACCGGTGCCCACAGCCACGCCGCGGTGACGGCCAGCGCGCACACCAGCAGCCCGGCGACGGCGGGCAGCCGGGCCGCCGGGCGGGCGATCAGCTCGGCCACGGCGGTGTTCACCGCCACGATCAGCAGGCTCAGCAGCCACACCCCGCCGAGCGACGCCAGCCGCAGCGCGGGCGGCACCTGCCACTGACTGGCGCCGAGCAGTCCCCAGGGGCCGCCCAGGTTCTCCCACGACCGGACCAGTTCGACCATCAGCCAGCCCGACGGCACCAGCACCAGCGCGGCGGCGCGGCGGCGGCCCGTTGCCCGCCGCCGTCGGCCGGCCGGGGCCTCGCCGTGCGCCGCCCGTCCTGGCCCCTCGCGTACCGTCCCGCTCGCCGGGGGCGCGTCCCCCAGCAGAGCCCGCACCAGCACTCCCCAGGGCGCCCACAGCGCACCGAGCAGCAGGGCGAGCACGAGGATGAAGACGTGCAGGCTCGGCAGCAGCCACTGGTGGACGGCCAGGATGAAGCCGGTGCCGCCCAGCCAGCCGTCCAGCGCCGCCCGCCGGGCGGTCGGCGCCGACCGCACCAGCAGCAGCCAGGGCACCAGCGCCACATACGCCAGCCACCACCACGAGGGCGCGGGGAAGGTGAGCGCCGGCACCGCGCCGGCGAGCAGGGCGGCCGCCCCCCGGCCCCAGGGGGAGCCGAGCCACCGCGTCCGGCGGACGGACGGTCTGTCCATGCGGCCTCCCTGCTGGTGGTCCCGGCCGGTCGGAGGGCCGGTGTGCGCGGCCGGGGCGGGCGGCGGAACAGGGGTCGGCGCGACGGCCGAACCGGGCGCCGGCGGCCGGCGGAGTCGGTCACTCACCGCCGCACCACACCTCGCGCCACTTCTCGTGGACGACGACGCCGGTCAGCCGCCAGCCGTCGGCGGTGCGCCGGGCGGTGAAGTCGTAGCGGCCGCCGCAGGTGTAGTTGGGAGCGGTCGGGCCGCCCTCGTCCTCCGTCGCGGGGCCGGCGAGCCGCATCGGGTTGAGGTAGTCGGCCCGGACCGTGGCCGTGTCCCCCGGGGCGCCGTCCGGGCGGGCGAGGGTGATGCGGCGGTTGACGATCAGGTGCTGGCGCATGGCGAAGTTCCGCAGCATCTCGCCGAGCCAGGCGGCGATCTCCGCCACGCCGCCCTCGATGCCGCCCGCGGAGCGGTAGTCGGCCCGGCCGTCCGGGGTGAACAGGGCCTGGTAGCCGGGCCAGTCCCCGTCGTCCACGGCGATCGCGTACCCGGTGACCAGATCGTCGAGGGCGAGGCGGTCCATGACAGTGGAGTGTTCCGCGCGCTGCGTCATCATCTCAGTTTTCGGCATGGGGAAGGCCCCCGCCAAGAGGCGGGGGCCTTCCGGCGCGTCAGTTCACCAGCGCCGAGTCCGGCACGGCGTCCGGGCCGGCCTCCGCGCGCCGGGCCGCCACCGCGGTCTCCCGCCGCTCCTCCGCGTCGGTGAACTGGGTCCGGTACAGCTCCGCGTAGCGCCCGTCGGCGGCCAGCAGTGTCTCGTGCGTCCCGCGCTCGGCGATGTGCCCGTCCTCGACGACCAGGATCAGGTCCGCGGCCCGTACGGTCGACAGCCGGTGGGCGATGACCAGCGCGGTACGGCCCTCCAGCGCCTCGGTCAGCGCCTCCTGCACCGCCGCCTCGGAGGTGTTGTCCAGGTGGGCGGTGGCCTCGTCGAGGATCACCACCCGGGGGTGGGCGAGCAGCAGCCGGGCGATGGTCAGCCGCTGCCGTTCGCCGCCGGAGAGCCGGTAGCCCCGCTCGCCGACGACGGTGTCCAGCCCGTCGGGGAGCGCGGCGATCAGGTCCTCCAGGCGCGCCCGGCGCAGCGCGTCCCACAGCTCCGGCTCGGTCGCCTCCGGCCCGGCCAGCAGCAGGTTCGCGCGGATCGTGTCGTGGAAGAGGTGCCCGTCCTGGGTGACCATCCCCAGGACGTCGCGCAGCGAGGCGGCGGTCAGCTCGCGGACGTCCACGCCGGAGAGCCGGACCGCGCCGGAGTCGGTGTCGTACAGCCGCGGCAGCAGCTGGGCCACGGTCGACTTGCCGGCGCCCGAGGAGCCGACCAGGGCGACCATCTGGCCGGGTTCGGCGCGGAAGGAGATGCCGTGCAGGACCTCCTCGCCGCCCCGGGTGTCGAGGGTGGCGACCTCCTCCAGGGAGGCCAGCGAGACCTTGTCGGCGGACGGGTAGGCGAAGCGGACCGCGTCGAACTCCACGGACACCGGGCCCTCGGGGACCGCGCGGGCGTCCGGCTTCTCGGTGATCAGCGGTTCGAGGTCGAGCACCTCGAAGACCCGCTCGAAGCTGACCAGGGCGCTCATCACCTCGATATGGGCGCCGGACAGCGCCGTCAGCGGGGCGTAGAGCCGGGTGAGCAGCAGGGCCAGCGAGACGATCGCGCCGGCCTCCAGCTGCCCGCGCAGCGCGAGGAAGCCGCCCAGCCCGTAGACGACGGCCAGCGCCAGGGCGGATACGAGGGTGAGGGCGGTGACGAAGTACGTCTGGACCATGGCCGAGCGGACCCCGATGTCGCGCACCCGGCGGGCCCGGACGGCGAACTCGGCGGACTCGTGGGCCGGGCGGCCCATCAGCTTGACGAGGGTGGCGCCGGGCGCGGAGAACCGCTCGGTCATCTGGGTGCCCATCGCCGCGTTGTGGTCGGCGCCCTCCCGGCGCAGCGCGGCCAGCCGCCGGCCGACCCGGCGCGCGGGCAGCACGAAGACCGGCAGCAGCACCAGCGCGATCAGGGTGATCTGCCAGGACAGGCCGAGCATCACCACGAGGGTCAGCAGCAGCGTCACGATATTGCTGACGACCCCGGACAGGGTGTCGCTGAAGGCCCGCTGGGCGCCGATCACATCGTTGTTCAGGCGGCTGACCAGCGCTCCGGTGCGGGTGCGGGTGAAGAAGGCGACGGGCATCCGCTGGACGTGGTCGTACACCGTCGTCCGCAGGTCCAGGATCAGCCCCTCGCCGATGCTCGCCGACAGCCAGCGGGTCGCCAGCCCCAGCGCCGCCTCGGCGACCGCGATCACCGCGATCAGGCCGGACAGCCGGAGGACGAGGGACGACGAGCCGCCGCCCACGATCGCGTCCACCACCCGGCCCGCCAGCAGCGGGGTGGCCACCGCGAGCATCGCGGTGGCCGTGCTCAGCACGAGGAACCACACCAGGCGACGGCGGTGCGGGCGGGCGAACGCCGTGATGCGGCGCAGGGTGCCGCGGGAGAAGCGGCGCTTGCCCTGCTGCGCGGTCATCGTGCTGTGCAGCGCGTGCCAGGCGGTGACTTCCATGTCCATCGTGGCCTCCAGGTGCCGGGTCCTCGCGGGATCGCCGTGCGTGCCCGGCGACATAGCAGGAACGTAGGACCTCAACCAATGTTGAGGTCAAGTGAATCCCGCGGCATCACCCGACAGGGCGTCCCGGACCCGGCCGGGCGGCGGTGGCTCAGGCGCCGGGCCCGCCCCGGAGCGGACGCTCCCAGACCACCGGCGGGGCGTCGTCGTCCGGGCGCGCCACCGTCAGCCGGATGCCCGGCCGGCCGCCGGGGGGCGGGACGGTGAGGTCCACGGCGATCTCCACCCGGGTCGGCTCCGGCCGCGCCGCCGCCGCGGCGGTCACCGTCGCCAGCGCCTTCCTGAGCGCGGCCAGCAGCTCACGGGCGCCCATGTCGTCGACCCGGGTGTCGACCGGTCCGGTGAACCGCACCGACGGCCGGGTCCCGAGCGACGCGGTGGCCGCGGCGGCCTCCCGCAGGACGCGGGTGCGCAGCCCCGGCGGCGCCTCGGACGGCCCCTGCTGCAGCGCGATGATCGCCGTTCGGATCTCCTGGATCGTGGCGTCCAGCTCGTCGACCGCCCGGCCCACCCCGTCCCGTACCTCCGGCAGTACGGCCTTGCGCCGCGCGGTCTCCAGCAGCATCCCGGTGGCGAACAGCCGCTGGATGACCAGATCGTGCAGGTCGCGGGCGATCCGGTCGCGGTCCTCGAAGACGGCCAGCCGCTCGCGGTCACGGTGCCGGTCGGCCAGCACGAGCGCCACCGCGGCCTGGGCGGCGAACTGGGTCCCCAGCGTCCGCTCGGTGTGGCTGAAGCGGCGGTCGCCGGATATCCGGCACAGCGCGAGGGCGCCCAGCACCCGCCCGTTGCTGCGCAGCGGCAGCAGCATCGTCGGGCCGTAGTGGCGCGACATCGGGGAGATCGAGCGGGGGTCTCCGGCGAAGTCGTCGGAGAAGACCGCGAGGCCGGCGTGTATCTGGTGGACGACCGGACTCTGCGGCGGTATCCGGCCGCGGTGCGCCTCGGCCCGTACGGTCTCGGGCAGCACGGTGGAGATCGCCACCACCTCCATACCGCCCCCGGCGTGCGGCAGCAGGACCGCTCCGGTCGCCGCCTCGGCCAGCTCCCGGCCCTTCTCCGCGACGACGGTCAGGGCGTCCCTGGCCGACGAGCCGGCCTCGGGCCCGGCCAGCAGGGCCGTGGTGACGGACGCCGCGCCGTCGATCCAGCGCCGGCGCTGCCGGGCGGCGCCGTGCATCCGGGCATTGCTCAGCGCGATCCCGGCCTCGGTGGCCAGCACCCGCACCAGGTGCAGATCCGTGTCGCCGAACCCCTCGGGGCCGTCCTTCCCCGCGACGTACAGCGTGCCGAACAGCTCTCCCCGCACCTGGATCGGCACCTCCAGGCAGTCCCCGGCCGCCGGCTCACCCTCGGGGGAGGGGCCGTGGGTGACCGGCCCGCCGGGACCGTCGCCGTCCTCGTCGCGGAGGCCGACAGCGGCATGGCGGGCGCCGGTCAGGGAGGCGGCGGTCTCGGCGATACGGCCCAGCGCGCGGCGCGGATCATGGTCGGAGCCCACCGCCACCATCGCCTCCAGCAGCTGCGGAAGCCGGGAGATCGGCCCACCGGCCAGCTCGCGCAGGCTCTGCGCGGTGCGTTCGGGCAGCTCTCCCGCGGGATCCGACGGCTTCAGGGCACACCTCTCACTTTCCGGGCGGTCCGGACAGTCTAATTCGCCCGAAAGAGTGGCATTAGGGGCCCTCGGGGTGCGGATCCGGGGGAGGCGCCCCGCGGGCGATCACCGGGCAGGCCGCCGTCGGTGACCCGCCCCGGGCCGGGCCGCGACCACTTATCTCGGCCACACTCGCGAGGGGCGACTTTGAGACAACCTGAAGCTGGGGCGTGCGCCGGGACTTCGAGGGCGCGGTCGGCGGGTAAGCCGTAGTCAACTACGGGCACAGCAGCAGAAACACACGGACACGAACCGCACGCCACCGCACTACCCGACGACCCGGAAACGGGCCGAACCGCCCGGATCGCGCCGGGCGCCCCCCA comes from the Streptomyces angustmyceticus genome and includes:
- the lnt gene encoding apolipoprotein N-acyltransferase, with protein sequence MDRPSVRRTRWLGSPWGRGAAALLAGAVPALTFPAPSWWWLAYVALVPWLLLVRSAPTARRAALDGWLGGTGFILAVHQWLLPSLHVFILVLALLLGALWAPWGVLVRALLGDAPPASGTVREGPGRAAHGEAPAGRRRRATGRRRAAALVLVPSGWLMVELVRSWENLGGPWGLLGASQWQVPPALRLASLGGVWLLSLLIVAVNTAVAELIARPAARLPAVAGLLVCALAVTAAWLWAPVPRTTGTVRVAVVQPGPTGTPSARLARGEALTRSLAGRGVRLVVWGESSLYQDPADHPALAARLAALSRRTGAELLVNADSPHAGRPGISKSAVLIGPDGPTGDRYAKMRLVPFGEYIPLRSVLGWATRVGKAATSDRVRGTHPVVMPVATAGGLRIGPLVCFETAFPDMSRHLTRDGARVLVAQSSTSTFQDSWAPAQHASLAALRAAETWRPMVHATLTGISAVYGPRGEPVGERLGTDRSAAAVYDLPLAGGTSPYTAFGDWAVYGAIGALVLAGAGTGLRALSRRPARGRR
- a CDS encoding nuclear transport factor 2 family protein; translated protein: MTQRAEHSTVMDRLALDDLVTGYAIAVDDGDWPGYQALFTPDGRADYRSAGGIEGGVAEIAAWLGEMLRNFAMRQHLIVNRRITLARPDGAPGDTATVRADYLNPMRLAGPATEDEGGPTAPNYTCGGRYDFTARRTADGWRLTGVVVHEKWREVWCGGE
- a CDS encoding ABC transporter ATP-binding protein → MDMEVTAWHALHSTMTAQQGKRRFSRGTLRRITAFARPHRRRLVWFLVLSTATAMLAVATPLLAGRVVDAIVGGGSSSLVLRLSGLIAVIAVAEAALGLATRWLSASIGEGLILDLRTTVYDHVQRMPVAFFTRTRTGALVSRLNNDVIGAQRAFSDTLSGVVSNIVTLLLTLVVMLGLSWQITLIALVLLPVFVLPARRVGRRLAALRREGADHNAAMGTQMTERFSAPGATLVKLMGRPAHESAEFAVRARRVRDIGVRSAMVQTYFVTALTLVSALALAVVYGLGGFLALRGQLEAGAIVSLALLLTRLYAPLTALSGAHIEVMSALVSFERVFEVLDLEPLITEKPDARAVPEGPVSVEFDAVRFAYPSADKVSLASLEEVATLDTRGGEEVLHGISFRAEPGQMVALVGSSGAGKSTVAQLLPRLYDTDSGAVRLSGVDVRELTAASLRDVLGMVTQDGHLFHDTIRANLLLAGPEATEPELWDALRRARLEDLIAALPDGLDTVVGERGYRLSGGERQRLTIARLLLAHPRVVILDEATAHLDNTSEAAVQEALTEALEGRTALVIAHRLSTVRAADLILVVEDGHIAERGTHETLLAADGRYAELYRTQFTDAEERRETAVAARRAEAGPDAVPDSALVN
- a CDS encoding GAF domain-containing protein translates to MVAVGSDHDPRRALGRIAETAASLTGARHAAVGLRDEDGDGPGGPVTHGPSPEGEPAAGDCLEVPIQVRGELFGTLYVAGKDGPEGFGDTDLHLVRVLATEAGIALSNARMHGAARQRRRWIDGAASVTTALLAGPEAGSSARDALTVVAEKGRELAEAATGAVLLPHAGGGMEVVAISTVLPETVRAEAHRGRIPPQSPVVHQIHAGLAVFSDDFAGDPRSISPMSRHYGPTMLLPLRSNGRVLGALALCRISGDRRFSHTERTLGTQFAAQAAVALVLADRHRDRERLAVFEDRDRIARDLHDLVIQRLFATGMLLETARRKAVLPEVRDGVGRAVDELDATIQEIRTAIIALQQGPSEAPPGLRTRVLREAAAATASLGTRPSVRFTGPVDTRVDDMGARELLAALRKALATVTAAAAARPEPTRVEIAVDLTVPPPGGRPGIRLTVARPDDDAPPVVWERPLRGGPGA